In a genomic window of Streptomyces pristinaespiralis:
- a CDS encoding helix-turn-helix transcriptional regulator encodes MDRDYAEPLDVPALARDALMSPGHFSRSFRAAYGETPYSYLMTRRIERAKALLRRGDLTVTEVCFAVGCSSLGTFSSRFTELVGESPSAYRARNHDQGAAIPACMAKIHTRPIRNGEANPAARP; translated from the coding sequence ATGGACCGCGACTACGCCGAGCCGCTCGACGTCCCGGCGCTGGCGCGTGACGCCCTGATGTCGCCGGGGCATTTCTCCCGCAGCTTCCGCGCCGCTTACGGCGAGACGCCGTACAGCTACCTGATGACCCGACGCATCGAACGCGCCAAGGCCCTGCTGCGGCGCGGCGACCTCACGGTGACCGAGGTCTGCTTCGCGGTCGGCTGTTCGTCGCTGGGGACGTTCAGCTCGCGCTTCACCGAGTTGGTCGGTGAGAGCCCGAGCGCCTACCGGGCACGGAACCACGACCAAGGCGCCGCCATCCCGGCATGCATGGCCAAGATCCACACGCGGCCGATCAGGAACGGAGAAGCGAACCCCGCCGCTCGGCCATAG
- a CDS encoding VOC family protein, translating into MDIRLSQCFIAVDDHEKAITFYRDVLGLEVRNDVGFEGMRWVTVGAPSQPDVNIVLEPPVADPNASSADKQAMAELMAKGLLRGVIFATDDCDSTFERIRAAGGEVLQEPMDQPYGVRDCGFRDPAGNLLRFTQPLRK; encoded by the coding sequence ATGGACATCAGGCTTTCCCAATGCTTCATCGCCGTCGACGACCACGAGAAGGCGATCACCTTCTACCGCGACGTCCTGGGACTCGAGGTACGCAACGACGTGGGGTTCGAGGGGATGCGCTGGGTGACTGTCGGAGCGCCCTCGCAGCCGGACGTGAACATCGTCCTGGAACCGCCCGTCGCCGACCCGAACGCCTCATCGGCCGACAAACAGGCCATGGCGGAGTTGATGGCCAAGGGCCTGCTGCGCGGCGTCATCTTCGCGACGGACGACTGCGACTCCACCTTCGAGCGCATCAGGGCAGCCGGCGGCGAGGTGTTGCAGGAACCCATGGACCAGCCCTACGGCGTCCGTGACTGCGGCTTCCGCGACCCGGCCGGCAACCTGTTGCGCTTCACCCAGCCCCTTCGGAAGTGA
- a CDS encoding VOC family protein, with protein MDISIHWTFLPHTDPEASLAFYRDILGFEVRNDVGYGDMRWITVGPADRPATSIVLEPPAADPGTTDDERRTIAGMMAKGSYARITLATADLDGTFARLKAGGADVVQEPTEQPYGVRDCAFRDPAGNLVRVNELR; from the coding sequence ATGGACATCAGCATTCACTGGACCTTCCTCCCGCACACCGATCCCGAGGCCTCCCTGGCTTTCTACCGCGACATCCTGGGCTTCGAGGTCCGTAACGACGTCGGATACGGCGACATGCGCTGGATCACGGTCGGCCCCGCCGACCGGCCCGCGACGTCCATCGTCCTGGAGCCGCCGGCCGCTGACCCCGGCACCACCGACGACGAGCGCCGCACCATCGCCGGGATGATGGCCAAGGGCAGCTACGCCCGTATCACCCTGGCCACCGCCGACCTCGACGGCACCTTCGCGCGGCTGAAGGCCGGCGGCGCCGATGTCGTCCAGGAGCCGACCGAGCAGCCGTACGGTGTTCGCGACTGCGCCTTCCGCGATCCCGCCGGCAACCTGGTCCGCGTCAACGAGCTCCGCTGA